In Shouchella patagoniensis, the following are encoded in one genomic region:
- the leuS gene encoding leucine--tRNA ligase, whose protein sequence is MSFSHQRIEQKWQKYWEEHKSFKTLEEGDRPHFYALDMFPYPSGSGLHVGHPEGYTATDILSRMKRMQGYNVLHPMGWDAFGLPAEQYALDTGKHPASFTKQNIDTFKRQIKELGFSYDWDREISTTDPDYYKWTQWIFLKLYEKGLAYVDEVAVNWCPALGTVLANEEIVDGVSERGGHPVERRPMKQWVLRITEYADRLLEDLNELDWPESLKDMQRNWIGKSEGAEVTFTINEHTVNVFTTRPDTLFGATYMVLAPEHKLVEEITTSEQRAAVESYKKQVSLKSDLERTDLAKEKTGAFTGAYATNPVNGVKIPVWVADYVLISYGTGAVMAVPAHDERDYEFASTFQLPIKEVVAGGDTTKEAYVGDGEHINSDFLNGLNKQDAIPKMIAWLEDRNAGQKKVTYRLRDWLFSRQRYWGEPIPIIHWEDGSMSAIDESELPLVLPELEEIKPSGTGESPLANATDWLEVTDPITGMKGRRETNTMPQWAGSCWYYLRYIDPKNDEMLVDPEKVKRWLPVDIYIGGVEHAVLHLLYARFWHKFLYDIGVVPTKEPFQKLFNQGMILGDNNEKMSKSKGNVVNPDDIIASHGADTLRLYEMFMGPLDASIAWSTNGLDGSRRFLERVWRLIVNEETGELNEKVQESKGSDSLVRTYHQTVKKVTEDYTEIRFNTGISQLMVFVNEANKQDVLPKELAEGFVKLLAPIAPHISEELWQKLGHDETITYAEWPTFDESMLVENEVEVVVQINGKVKAKLVVAKDASKDEMEAAARADDKVLAAIEGKAIRKIIAVPGKLVNIVVG, encoded by the coding sequence ATGTCATTTTCACATCAGCGAATTGAACAAAAGTGGCAAAAATATTGGGAAGAACATAAATCATTTAAAACATTAGAAGAAGGGGACCGCCCTCATTTCTATGCTCTAGATATGTTTCCATATCCTTCAGGATCAGGACTTCATGTAGGTCATCCAGAGGGATATACGGCTACAGATATTTTATCGAGAATGAAGCGAATGCAAGGATACAACGTACTTCATCCAATGGGTTGGGACGCGTTTGGACTTCCAGCTGAACAATACGCTTTAGATACTGGAAAGCATCCAGCATCATTTACGAAACAAAATATTGATACTTTCAAGCGTCAAATAAAAGAGCTTGGGTTCTCCTATGATTGGGACCGTGAGATTAGTACAACGGACCCTGATTATTACAAATGGACGCAATGGATTTTCCTAAAGCTTTATGAAAAAGGGCTTGCTTATGTCGATGAAGTAGCTGTGAATTGGTGCCCAGCTCTTGGCACAGTACTAGCAAATGAAGAAATTGTTGATGGTGTTAGTGAACGTGGTGGGCATCCGGTTGAACGTCGTCCTATGAAGCAATGGGTTTTACGCATTACAGAATATGCTGACCGTTTGCTTGAAGACCTTAATGAACTGGACTGGCCAGAAAGCTTAAAAGATATGCAACGCAACTGGATTGGCAAATCAGAAGGTGCAGAAGTAACCTTTACTATTAACGAACATACTGTTAACGTTTTTACAACACGCCCAGACACATTGTTTGGAGCGACCTATATGGTCCTTGCTCCAGAACACAAGCTTGTTGAAGAAATTACAACTTCTGAACAACGTGCAGCCGTTGAATCTTATAAAAAACAAGTTTCATTAAAGAGTGATTTGGAGCGCACAGATTTAGCTAAAGAGAAGACAGGTGCCTTTACGGGAGCTTATGCAACAAATCCAGTTAATGGCGTAAAGATCCCGGTGTGGGTTGCTGATTATGTTTTAATTAGTTATGGAACAGGTGCCGTTATGGCTGTGCCTGCTCATGATGAGCGTGATTATGAATTTGCAAGCACATTCCAATTGCCAATTAAAGAAGTTGTTGCTGGTGGAGATACAACAAAAGAAGCATACGTGGGTGACGGTGAACATATTAATTCTGATTTCTTGAACGGATTAAACAAGCAAGACGCTATTCCTAAAATGATTGCTTGGTTAGAAGATCGTAACGCAGGTCAGAAGAAAGTTACGTATCGATTACGCGACTGGTTATTTAGTAGACAGCGTTATTGGGGTGAGCCTATTCCGATTATTCACTGGGAAGATGGGTCAATGTCAGCGATTGATGAAAGTGAGCTTCCGCTCGTATTGCCAGAGCTTGAAGAAATTAAGCCTTCTGGAACTGGGGAATCGCCACTTGCGAATGCAACGGACTGGTTAGAAGTGACTGATCCCATTACAGGTATGAAGGGGCGTCGTGAGACAAATACAATGCCACAATGGGCTGGTAGCTGCTGGTATTACTTACGTTACATCGATCCGAAAAATGATGAAATGCTTGTAGATCCAGAAAAAGTGAAGCGGTGGTTGCCGGTTGATATATATATTGGCGGGGTTGAGCACGCAGTTCTGCATTTGCTTTACGCTCGTTTCTGGCATAAATTCCTTTATGATATTGGTGTTGTGCCAACTAAAGAACCTTTCCAAAAGCTCTTTAATCAAGGAATGATCCTTGGCGATAATAACGAAAAAATGAGTAAGTCAAAAGGGAATGTGGTTAATCCAGATGACATTATCGCAAGCCATGGTGCTGACACACTTCGATTATATGAAATGTTTATGGGACCACTTGATGCTTCGATTGCTTGGTCGACAAATGGACTTGATGGTTCACGTCGTTTCTTAGAACGTGTTTGGCGTCTTATTGTCAACGAAGAAACAGGGGAATTAAATGAAAAAGTACAAGAGAGCAAGGGGAGTGACTCGCTTGTTCGTACGTACCATCAGACAGTAAAAAAAGTAACAGAAGATTATACAGAAATTCGTTTCAATACAGGTATTTCTCAGCTAATGGTGTTTGTGAACGAAGCAAATAAGCAAGACGTTCTTCCAAAAGAGTTAGCAGAAGGCTTTGTGAAACTTCTCGCACCGATCGCTCCACATATTTCAGAGGAACTATGGCAGAAGCTTGGACACGATGAGACGATTACGTATGCAGAGTGGCCAACATTTGATGAGTCAATGTTAGTTGAAAATGAGGTAGAGGTTGTTGTTCAAATTAATGGGAAAGTAAAAGCAAAGCTTGTAGTTGCAAAAGATGCGTCTAAAGATGAAATGGAAGCAGCTGCAAGAGCAGATGATAAAGTCCTAGCAGCAATTGAAGGAAAAGCAATACGGAAAATAATCGCTGTACCAGGCAAGCTAGTCAATATTGTCGTAGGTTAA
- a CDS encoding MDR family MFS transporter: MPKSIWILIIATTINITGASFLWPLNAIIMTQMLGQTLTASGFVLMINAGAGVLGSLIGGRLFDRLGAYKTILIGSSMSALSAVLLANFFESYILYGFFLAFMGFGSGMMAPSMYALAGSLWPEGGRKPFNAIYVAQNVGVSLGTALIGVITLVRLTDVFIANAAMHAFLLVYIAVFFRKWRGTAGRTADFDVEVKKKQPFRFQYRVHALLLICGAFLISWIGYTQWQANVSVHIQDLGISLSYYSLLWTINGLLIVFAQPLISWVIKRCKLTIKGQMTVGMIIFALSYLVLTQAGVFSIFLVAMLILTLGEMFVWPAVPTIASQLAPQGKEGAYQGIVNSISTGGRMIGPLLGGLIVDYYSIQLLFLLISAMLIATIPLVRLYDRPLEKEKMHKQSA; this comes from the coding sequence TTGCCTAAATCCATATGGATCTTAATTATTGCAACAACAATTAATATTACTGGTGCTTCTTTTTTGTGGCCGTTAAATGCCATTATAATGACACAAATGCTTGGTCAAACGCTAACGGCTTCTGGTTTTGTTTTAATGATTAATGCTGGGGCTGGCGTGCTTGGGAGCTTGATTGGCGGTCGGCTGTTTGACCGCCTCGGTGCATATAAAACGATTTTAATTGGTTCGTCGATGTCAGCTCTGTCGGCGGTATTATTAGCTAATTTTTTTGAAAGCTATATTTTATATGGATTTTTTCTTGCCTTCATGGGGTTTGGATCTGGCATGATGGCTCCCTCGATGTATGCACTCGCTGGCAGCCTTTGGCCAGAAGGCGGCAGGAAACCTTTTAATGCAATTTATGTTGCACAAAATGTGGGGGTTTCACTTGGGACAGCATTAATTGGCGTCATCACCCTTGTGCGTTTAACTGATGTTTTTATTGCGAATGCAGCTATGCATGCCTTTTTACTTGTTTATATCGCCGTTTTTTTTCGGAAGTGGCGGGGAACCGCTGGTCGTACAGCTGATTTTGATGTTGAAGTAAAAAAGAAACAACCTTTTCGATTTCAATACCGAGTACATGCTTTACTTCTAATATGTGGTGCCTTTCTTATCTCTTGGATTGGATATACTCAGTGGCAAGCTAATGTATCTGTTCATATTCAAGACTTAGGTATCTCTCTATCCTATTACAGTCTACTTTGGACAATTAATGGATTACTTATTGTCTTTGCACAGCCATTAATCTCTTGGGTAATAAAGAGATGCAAGTTAACAATTAAAGGTCAAATGACAGTAGGCATGATTATCTTTGCTTTATCCTATCTTGTTTTAACTCAAGCAGGGGTGTTTTCAATATTCCTAGTAGCTATGCTGATTTTAACGCTAGGTGAAATGTTTGTTTGGCCTGCAGTCCCAACGATTGCTAGTCAATTAGCACCACAAGGGAAGGAGGGCGCATATCAAGGAATTGTTAATAGCATTTCCACAGGAGGAAGAATGATTGGGCCACTACTAGGCGGATTAATTGTTGATTACTATTCTATTCAATTGCTGTTTCTTCTAATAAGTGCGATGCTTATTGCAACAATTCCGCTAGTCCGCTTGTATGATCGTCCGCTTGAAAAAGAAAAAATGCATAAACAATCTGCATAA
- a CDS encoding TIGR01212 family radical SAM protein (This family includes YhcC from E. coli K-12, an uncharacterized radical SAM protein.) — protein sequence MDKPFYTWNDHLKKHFGSKVMKIALDAGFDCPNRDGNVAHGGCTFCSQRGSGDFAGDRKDDLVTQFHTIKNKMERKWKSDKYIGYFQAYSNTYAPVETLRSYFEEILAQEGVVGLSIATRPDCLPDDVVEYLAELNERTYLWVELGLQTVHEKTANLINRAHDFQCYKEGVTKLRARGIRVCSHIINGLPLETPKMMLETAEEVAKLDVQGIKIHLLHLLKKTAMVKQYEKGLVELMDQESYTKLVVDQLELLPPDMMIHRLTGDGPADLLIGPMWSMNKWSVLNGIEDEFKQRGSWQGKRYGGDVS from the coding sequence ATGGATAAGCCTTTCTACACATGGAACGACCACTTAAAAAAACATTTCGGCTCGAAAGTAATGAAGATTGCATTAGATGCAGGCTTTGATTGTCCGAATCGGGACGGCAATGTTGCCCATGGTGGATGTACATTTTGTAGCCAGCGCGGATCAGGAGATTTTGCAGGTGACCGCAAAGATGATCTCGTAACTCAGTTCCATACAATTAAAAATAAGATGGAGCGTAAATGGAAGTCGGACAAGTATATTGGTTATTTCCAAGCTTATTCCAATACATACGCACCTGTTGAAACATTACGGTCTTATTTTGAAGAAATCCTTGCTCAAGAAGGTGTTGTTGGTCTGTCAATTGCAACGAGACCAGATTGCCTACCTGATGATGTAGTTGAATATTTAGCTGAATTAAATGAACGAACGTATTTATGGGTGGAGTTAGGTTTACAAACCGTCCATGAAAAAACCGCTAACCTTATTAATCGAGCACACGATTTTCAATGTTATAAGGAAGGTGTTACAAAGTTGAGAGCACGGGGCATTCGTGTTTGCTCTCATATTATAAATGGATTACCACTCGAAACACCTAAAATGATGCTCGAAACAGCTGAAGAAGTAGCTAAACTTGATGTACAAGGCATTAAAATTCATTTGCTTCATTTATTAAAAAAAACAGCGATGGTCAAGCAATATGAAAAAGGGCTTGTTGAATTAATGGACCAAGAAAGCTATACAAAACTAGTCGTCGATCAACTCGAACTTCTCCCACCTGACATGATGATACACCGACTAACCGGCGATGGCCCCGCTGATTTATTAATCGGTCCCATGTGGAGCATGAATAAATGGTCTGTTTTAAATGGGATTGAAGATGAATTCAAACAGCGCGGAAGCTGGCAAGGAAAAAGGTATGGGGGTGACGTTTCATGA
- a CDS encoding class I SAM-dependent methyltransferase, whose translation MKLLGVLPFARSLLTAAAGPGDTVVDATAGNGHDTLFLADLVGHTGTVISCDIQEKAIKATQNRLNEAGHVSNIHLHQLGHERLTEITRFNESTIAAAIFNLGYLPKGDKNVTTKGGTTIAAIKQLFAQLKPEGLIVLVIYHGHPEGKLEKDDVLSFIQSLPQEEAHVATYGFINQRNDPPFVAAIEKRLVKGRA comes from the coding sequence ATGAAACTACTCGGAGTCTTACCCTTCGCTCGTTCTCTACTAACAGCTGCCGCTGGTCCAGGTGATACAGTTGTGGATGCAACTGCTGGAAATGGACATGATACACTCTTTTTAGCTGATCTTGTAGGACATACAGGAACAGTAATAAGCTGTGACATACAAGAAAAGGCGATTAAAGCAACTCAAAACCGCCTTAATGAAGCAGGTCATGTTTCAAATATTCATTTGCATCAATTAGGACACGAGCGTTTAACGGAAATCACACGATTCAATGAATCAACAATTGCGGCTGCCATTTTTAATTTAGGCTATTTACCTAAAGGGGACAAAAATGTTACAACAAAGGGTGGAACAACCATCGCCGCTATCAAGCAACTATTTGCACAGTTAAAACCAGAAGGATTAATCGTACTCGTTATTTATCACGGTCATCCTGAGGGGAAATTGGAAAAGGACGATGTGTTAAGTTTTATACAATCCTTACCACAAGAAGAAGCCCATGTTGCTACATATGGCTTTATTAATCAACGGAACGATCCACCATTTGTAGCAGCCATTGAAAAACGTCTAGTAAAGGGGAGAGCGTAA